The following proteins are encoded in a genomic region of Candidatus Dormiibacterota bacterium:
- a CDS encoding DUF4011 domain-containing protein, protein MSEGDDLFAGRLSTADALFRLRKRLLDLTARNRLLSFRWTRGRVVRAVDTGLDDLYTHLREGGALLFQPVPEPRREDYEIVGSGRRKPEAAQFAEKQGINISYELPPKGAGPTRRIQTLLYPEDLERVLRNIDRAARTAIEESGTNMLYLAFGFLQWYESDNSQEPRHAPLITMPVMLKRIRHNQAFYYEVMHNGEDIADNLTLREKLRQDFSLNLPSLDEEALPTAYFAQVAQLARAKAVPPWRVSPQVSLGLLSFGNLLMYLDLDPTRWPTGKAIDQSILVKSLFEGTAGEAGLVGEASEYQVEEDPRATRLPLVFDADSSQHSALVDAMDGKNLVVEGPPGTGKSQTISNLIATALTEGKTVLFVSEKLAALEVVRDRLDRAGLGMFCLELHSHKTQKRKLLDDIAGRLFARGTFPKPQELEAKRKELETRRLRLKQYADLMNSVMHNELELTVHCVLWAAERHRRALGAKVTLLSAEEYPPARGCTYAEHERLKEAAKELAEHSGAIGGRPKDHSWFGYYPFKLVLGDEPAVARVVRQLAEAADELGAEYAGAHERLGHDLSPTRRAFESLRSQVTALPSPSGTEAFDLLPGICAEGAIEVVRGLERQVRFVLERLARLQRMLISTDHLGQADIDIARGAAGEAAKLNQADTPHQDLRRCGQVLRSLAAEVHQACEFFAHVAEWHGVEVAPTKQGLAALWASLQAARAAPLDLLKHRRPQLGEPAATTVMEQAAARAATLREQRKTVQTLFDFSLMPPRDELVAALRANRTSAGFLRSFRPEWRRAARTYRSIRLDRPWVLRAARCEIELHTLITYLDERAAFDSDAELRRLLGELFLGIDTDFGLVKRLTDWYACARKTFEKVSGPVDLTLLLGLPADTIRDLTARASEGERYWKVVEDLHECVQAEFRHTRMPPVLISEGAPLTDLNAALQATAVTLAQIAETLDGYLAAPASPRELVGLLEEASAVATARRAIENAAHARALLGERFGGLTTDFGPINDIADWSQRLQRMEIPAGIKTWILCPEAMVKLNALRAAVEGIDAHWQAVRAAAQEFNQFGVLDWNTWQRGYSEDAQGIADRARRAVTDLDGLWVWAGFSRACRRVDEQNLGTISALVLDGRLTGSEISSACGFLFYNSIARAILRDNPTLVEFSGLSHEHLRQAFQDLDKEVIKLNGKQCAHVIDQRAQAAPWGLGSGSPKSYTEMALIAHEIQKKRAHMPIRQLVNRAGRALQALKPCFMMGPPSVAQYLEPGKLHFDLIIMDEASQVRPEEAIGVLARGGQMVIVGDPKQLPPTSFFDRFWEGSDGEEEREETAAGGMQSILNLCLSRYHPPRQLRWHYRSQHEALIHFSNKEFYDDRLIIFPSAHGLQAGLGLRHHYVAKGLYDNRRNLEEARRVADAALQHFVACPYESLGVATLNIPQRDLIDEEIDRRLRINPEAERYIEKWKGAGLMPFFVKNLENVQGDERDVIFISTTYGRNQEGVVAQRFGPINQTDGWRRLNVLFTRARKRIELFTSLQPGDILVDAHSSRGVRALHDYLSYIRDGIFEGRRPGEREPDSDFEIAVADILRNAGYEVVPQLGVAGFFIDIAVRNPTRPGEYIAAIECDGATYHSARSVRDRDRIREEILKGRGWQDRIYRIWSTDWFRDPANQIKRLLAFLEAVRGQVDAKASAEQQRQPGQVPVQPSMPTVAEGPAEAETFGVQVGDWVTYCSLEAPGDVKRIQIVEGVSDGQRNILGSHTPLAQALLRAQIGDEVELRVKGLPPRPIKVLDID, encoded by the coding sequence GCCGCTCATCACCATGCCTGTCATGCTCAAGCGAATCCGGCACAACCAAGCCTTCTATTACGAGGTAATGCATAACGGGGAGGACATTGCAGACAACCTGACACTCCGGGAGAAACTCAGGCAGGACTTCTCCTTGAATCTCCCCTCCCTCGACGAGGAGGCCCTCCCAACCGCATACTTCGCCCAGGTTGCCCAGCTGGCACGCGCGAAAGCCGTGCCTCCATGGCGGGTCAGCCCCCAGGTGAGTCTTGGTCTGCTCTCCTTCGGGAACCTCCTCATGTACCTGGACCTCGATCCAACCCGTTGGCCGACGGGGAAGGCCATCGACCAGAGCATCTTGGTGAAGAGTCTGTTCGAGGGGACTGCTGGCGAGGCAGGGCTGGTAGGCGAGGCGTCCGAGTACCAGGTGGAGGAGGATCCACGAGCCACCCGACTGCCACTCGTCTTCGATGCGGACTCTTCACAGCATAGCGCTCTCGTCGACGCCATGGATGGTAAGAACCTCGTCGTGGAAGGGCCGCCGGGCACAGGGAAGTCTCAGACCATCAGTAACCTTATCGCGACGGCGTTGACAGAAGGCAAAACAGTGCTCTTCGTTTCGGAGAAGCTCGCTGCGCTCGAGGTGGTCCGGGATCGGCTGGATCGCGCGGGCCTTGGAATGTTTTGTCTCGAACTTCACAGCCACAAGACCCAGAAGCGGAAGCTCTTGGACGACATCGCCGGTCGGCTGTTTGCGCGAGGGACCTTCCCGAAGCCGCAAGAGCTCGAGGCGAAGCGGAAAGAGCTCGAAACCCGTCGGCTACGGCTGAAGCAGTATGCAGACCTGATGAACTCCGTGATGCACAATGAACTAGAGCTGACTGTCCACTGTGTTCTGTGGGCAGCCGAGCGTCATCGTCGCGCGCTCGGGGCGAAGGTCACGCTTCTGAGTGCTGAGGAGTACCCGCCCGCCAGGGGGTGCACCTACGCCGAGCACGAACGCCTTAAGGAGGCGGCGAAGGAGCTCGCGGAGCACTCCGGCGCGATCGGCGGGCGTCCGAAGGACCACTCGTGGTTCGGCTACTATCCCTTCAAGCTGGTCCTCGGTGATGAGCCGGCCGTGGCCCGGGTCGTCCGGCAACTCGCCGAGGCGGCTGACGAATTGGGGGCTGAGTACGCAGGGGCCCACGAGCGATTGGGCCACGATCTATCGCCGACGCGTCGCGCGTTTGAAAGTCTGCGAAGTCAGGTGACGGCCCTTCCCTCGCCCTCAGGGACTGAGGCCTTCGACCTCCTGCCCGGCATCTGTGCCGAAGGCGCCATCGAGGTCGTACGGGGGCTCGAACGACAGGTGCGTTTTGTGCTTGAGCGCCTGGCGAGGCTCCAGCGCATGCTGATCAGCACCGATCACCTGGGGCAGGCAGACATCGATATTGCCAGGGGGGCCGCCGGGGAGGCCGCGAAGCTCAATCAGGCGGATACCCCGCATCAGGATCTCCGGCGATGCGGTCAGGTACTGCGGAGTCTCGCTGCCGAGGTTCATCAGGCCTGTGAATTCTTTGCTCACGTAGCCGAGTGGCACGGGGTCGAGGTTGCGCCGACCAAGCAGGGGTTAGCGGCGCTCTGGGCCAGTCTCCAGGCCGCGCGAGCCGCGCCACTGGACCTACTGAAACACCGGCGGCCTCAGCTCGGTGAACCAGCGGCCACGACGGTTATGGAGCAGGCCGCCGCGCGAGCGGCCACTCTGCGCGAGCAACGTAAGACCGTGCAGACCCTGTTCGATTTCAGCCTCATGCCGCCACGGGACGAGCTCGTCGCCGCCCTCCGAGCAAATCGGACGAGCGCCGGGTTCCTGAGGAGTTTCCGCCCCGAGTGGCGGAGAGCTGCACGCACCTATCGAAGCATCCGCCTAGACCGACCGTGGGTACTGCGTGCGGCGCGATGCGAGATCGAGCTGCACACCCTGATCACCTATCTCGACGAAAGGGCAGCGTTCGACAGCGATGCCGAGCTCCGTCGATTGCTCGGGGAGTTATTCCTGGGCATCGATACCGATTTCGGGCTTGTGAAGCGGCTAACCGACTGGTACGCGTGCGCGAGGAAGACCTTCGAGAAGGTCAGCGGGCCAGTTGATCTCACGCTCTTGCTCGGGTTACCAGCGGATACGATCCGCGATCTGACGGCCAGGGCTTCGGAGGGCGAACGGTATTGGAAAGTAGTGGAGGATCTCCATGAATGCGTGCAAGCGGAGTTCCGCCACACCCGCATGCCTCCCGTGCTCATAAGCGAGGGGGCGCCTCTTACAGACCTGAATGCCGCGCTCCAGGCCACCGCAGTGACCCTCGCGCAGATCGCTGAGACCCTCGACGGCTATCTCGCGGCTCCGGCATCCCCTCGTGAGTTAGTCGGCCTGCTGGAGGAGGCAAGTGCGGTGGCTACCGCACGGCGGGCGATCGAAAACGCGGCGCACGCGCGGGCACTGCTTGGAGAGCGCTTCGGTGGCCTGACCACCGATTTCGGACCAATCAATGACATCGCCGACTGGAGCCAGCGCCTACAGCGTATGGAGATCCCGGCAGGAATCAAGACTTGGATTCTCTGCCCTGAGGCGATGGTCAAGTTGAACGCCCTACGAGCAGCCGTCGAAGGCATCGATGCACACTGGCAAGCGGTCCGGGCTGCCGCCCAAGAATTCAACCAGTTCGGGGTTCTGGATTGGAACACGTGGCAGCGGGGGTATAGCGAGGACGCCCAGGGTATCGCGGACCGGGCGAGGCGGGCCGTCACTGACCTCGACGGGCTATGGGTGTGGGCGGGATTCAGCCGGGCCTGCCGTCGAGTAGACGAGCAGAACCTGGGGACCATCAGTGCTCTCGTTCTCGACGGGCGACTCACGGGGTCGGAGATTAGCTCCGCGTGCGGCTTCCTGTTTTACAACTCCATCGCGCGCGCGATCTTGCGGGACAACCCCACGTTGGTCGAATTCTCTGGGTTGAGCCACGAGCATCTACGGCAGGCGTTTCAAGATCTCGACAAAGAGGTGATTAAGTTGAACGGTAAGCAGTGTGCGCACGTCATCGACCAGCGGGCGCAGGCGGCGCCTTGGGGCCTTGGGTCAGGGTCCCCCAAGAGTTACACCGAGATGGCCTTAATCGCCCATGAGATTCAGAAGAAGAGGGCTCATATGCCTATCCGTCAGCTCGTCAACCGAGCGGGCCGAGCCCTCCAAGCGTTGAAGCCCTGCTTCATGATGGGCCCGCCTTCTGTGGCGCAGTACCTTGAGCCTGGGAAGCTTCACTTTGACCTAATCATCATGGACGAGGCCTCCCAAGTTCGTCCGGAGGAGGCGATCGGGGTGCTGGCACGAGGCGGCCAGATGGTGATCGTGGGCGATCCGAAGCAGCTGCCGCCAACTAGTTTCTTCGATCGCTTCTGGGAGGGGTCCGACGGGGAAGAAGAGCGGGAGGAGACTGCCGCCGGCGGCATGCAGAGCATTCTCAATCTCTGCCTATCCCGCTACCACCCGCCACGACAACTGCGCTGGCACTACCGCTCCCAGCATGAGGCGCTGATCCACTTCTCGAACAAGGAATTCTACGACGATCGACTCATCATCTTCCCCTCAGCCCACGGTCTGCAGGCGGGACTCGGCCTCCGCCACCATTACGTAGCGAAGGGGCTCTATGACAATCGGCGGAACCTGGAAGAAGCTAGGCGTGTGGCAGATGCTGCCCTTCAGCACTTTGTCGCCTGTCCATACGAGTCCCTGGGGGTCGCCACGCTCAATATCCCGCAGCGTGACCTAATCGATGAGGAGATTGACCGACGACTCCGGATAAACCCAGAGGCGGAACGGTACATCGAAAAATGGAAGGGTGCGGGGCTCATGCCCTTCTTCGTGAAGAACCTGGAAAACGTGCAGGGCGATGAGCGCGACGTGATCTTTATTTCCACGACGTACGGCCGGAACCAGGAGGGCGTGGTTGCGCAGCGATTCGGCCCGATCAATCAGACCGATGGCTGGCGTCGGTTGAACGTGCTCTTCACGAGAGCGCGGAAGCGGATCGAGTTATTCACCTCGCTACAACCCGGAGACATCCTCGTCGATGCCCACTCGTCCCGTGGAGTACGCGCCCTACACGATTACTTGTCATACATCCGAGATGGGATCTTCGAGGGACGAAGGCCCGGAGAGAGGGAGCCGGACAGCGACTTCGAGATCGCGGTCGCTGACATTCTCCGAAATGCCGGCTATGAGGTAGTTCCGCAACTCGGGGTGGCTGGTTTCTTCATCGATATCGCCGTCAGGAACCCGACCCGGCCGGGCGAGTACATCGCGGCGATCGAGTGCGATGGGGCGACATACCACTCAGCCCGCTCGGTGCGGGACCGGGATCGAATCCGGGAGGAGATTCTCAAGGGCCGGGGGTGGCAGGACCGGATCTACCGTATTTGGTCCACCGACTGGTTCCGAGACCCGGCCAACCAGATCAAGCGGCTCCTGGCATTTCTCGAAGCGGTTCGGGGGCAAGTAGACGCGAAGGCAAGCGCTGAACAGCAGAGGCAACCAGGGCAAGTCCCTGTGCAGCCTTCGATGCCGACGGTCGCGGAAGGTCCCGCTGAAGCAGAAACGTTCGGTGTTCAAGTTGGGGACTGGGTGACCTACTGCAGCCTGGAGGCGCCGGGGGACGTGAAACGGATACAGATCGTTGAAGGGGTGAGCGATGGCCAGAGGAATATCTTGGGAAGCCATACTCCACTTGCCCAGGCACTCCTCAGAGCACAAATAGGGGACGAGGTGGAGCTTAGAGTCAAGGGCTTGCCTCCTCGACCCATAAAAGTGCTCGACATTGACTGA